One Desulfonatronum sp. SC1 genomic window, ACAAACAATACCTGCGGGATTGGCTAACCAAAAGCGGGTGGATCAAAAAAGCGCCCGGCCCGAACCTGCCCCCGGACGTCGTGGAGCAGACCCGGGACCGCTACCTGGACGCTTACGCCATGCTCACCGGCCAACGGCTGGAACTTCCCTGACCCACCTCCCAAAACCTTTCCCTGAACACTCTTTCGGTCCCGCGAACACCATCAAAGGAGACTCGCATGCTCGTATCCGGAAAAAAGGCATTGATCTTTGGCGTGGCCAACGATCGCAGCATCGCCTACGCCATCGCCAAGATCTTCAAGAATCAGGGCGCGTCCATCGCCCTGAACTACGTCAACGACGCCATTTACAAACGGGTTGAGCCGATTAACGAGGAACTGGGCGGGGACTTCATTTTTCCCTGTGACGTAACCAATGACGCGGAAATCGCCTCCGCGGCCCAAGTGGTTGCCGAGAAATGGGGCGGCGTGGACATCCTGGTCCATTCCGTGGCCTTCGCAAATCGAGATGACCTGGCCGGACGCTACGTGGACACCTCCCGCGCCGGCTTCGCCCTGGCCCTGGACGTGTCCTGCTACTCCTTGGTGACCCTGTGCAAGGCCTTCGAGCCCCAAATGTCCGAAGGCGGGTCGGTCATGGCGCTCAGCTACTACGGCGCGGAAAAGGTCATCCCCAACTACAACGTCATGGGCGTGGCCAAGGCCGCCCTGGAGGCCAGCGTGCGCTATCTGTCCGTGGACATGGGCGCGCGGGGCGTCCGGGTCAACGCCATCAGTTCCGGCCCGCTGAAGACACTGGCCTCCTCGGGCATCTCCGGAATGAAGCAGATATTCAAGCACGTCGAGGAACGCGCTCCCCTGAAGCGTAACGTGACCCAGGAAGACGCCGCCGGCCTGGCCCTGTTCCTGGCCTCGGACTTTTCCACCTGCATCACCGGAGAAACCATCTACGTGGACGCCGGCTACAACATCATGGGCATGTAATCCCGGTCCACGATCTCAAATCGTGCTTGTGTTGACGCGGCGGTGCTCGTTATCGAAATCGATTCCAAGCACCGCCGCGAACGGCTGAGCACGATTTTTGGCCGAATTTTACGAAGCTGTTGCGAATGCGTCTCCTCTCCCCCCCGGCAGCGCTGTACAGCGCCTTGATGTCCCTGCGCGCCGCCGCCTATGCCCGAGGCGTTCTCCCCGCATGGCGGCCACCCAAACCCTGCGTCAGCGTGGGCAACATCCGCTGGGGCGGCACGGGCAAGACCCCGGTCTGTTCCTGGTTGCTGGATTGGGCCGCGGAAAGAAACAAGCAGTGCGTGCTGCTGACCCGCGGCTACCGCGCCCATCCCTCTCGCCTCCCTTTCCTCGTGGAGCCGGACGCCTCTCCACACGAGGCCGGAGACGAACCCTTGCTGCTGGCTCGTGCCAATCCAGCGGCCAAAATAGTGGTGGACCCCCAGCGCGCCCGTGCCGGAAAATGGGCCGTTGCCACATGGCAACCGGACCTATTCCTGCTGG contains:
- a CDS encoding enoyl-ACP reductase, with protein sequence MLVSGKKALIFGVANDRSIAYAIAKIFKNQGASIALNYVNDAIYKRVEPINEELGGDFIFPCDVTNDAEIASAAQVVAEKWGGVDILVHSVAFANRDDLAGRYVDTSRAGFALALDVSCYSLVTLCKAFEPQMSEGGSVMALSYYGAEKVIPNYNVMGVAKAALEASVRYLSVDMGARGVRVNAISSGPLKTLASSGISGMKQIFKHVEERAPLKRNVTQEDAAGLALFLASDFSTCITGETIYVDAGYNIMGM